The following proteins are co-located in the Bos indicus isolate NIAB-ARS_2022 breed Sahiwal x Tharparkar chromosome 8, NIAB-ARS_B.indTharparkar_mat_pri_1.0, whole genome shotgun sequence genome:
- the LOC109562903 gene encoding plasminogen receptor (KT) isoform X2 translates to MGFIFSKSMNENLKSQQEFMLMNSRLQLERQLIMQNEMRERQMAMQIAWSREFLKYFGTFFGITAVSLTAGAIKGKKPVLIFPIVPLGFVLAYQYDMGYGTLIHRMKGEAENILETEKSKLQLPKGMITFESLEKARKEQSKFFIDK, encoded by the exons ATGgggtttatattttcaaagtctaTGAATGAGAACCTGAAAAGCCAACAGGAGTTCATGCTTATGAATTCCCGACTTcag CTGGAAAGGCAGCTAATAATGCAgaatgaaatgagagaaagacaaatggctATGCAGATTGCTTGGTCTCGGGAATTCCTCAAATATTTTGGAACTTTTTTTGGCATTACAGCCGTCTCTTTAACAGCTGG AGCAATTAAAGGGAAGAAACCCGTCCTCATCTTTCCTATAGTTCCACTAGGCTTTGTCCTTGCCTACCAGTATGACATGGGCTATGGAACCCTTATACACAGAATGAAAG GTGAAGCCGAGAACATACTGGAAACAGAAAAGAGTAAGCTGCAGCTGCCAAAAGGAATGATCACTTTTGAAAgccttgaaaaagcaagaaaggaacAGAGTAAATTTTTCATAGACAAATGA